From Rutidosis leptorrhynchoides isolate AG116_Rl617_1_P2 chromosome 3, CSIRO_AGI_Rlap_v1, whole genome shotgun sequence, a single genomic window includes:
- the LOC139901990 gene encoding beta-amyrin 16-beta-monooxygenase-like: protein MDTLLLVSSILVPTITIFFLRHFLTSKSTNIPGRYGLPLIGESIDYFNKLRSGTNEIFVMQRKKLFGSVFKTSILGEKMAFLCGPEGNKFLFSNENKLVEVWWPSSVESIIKKSNNKSVTAESAKVRQLLPPFLRAHAVKNYISDMDSELRQHLEDYWAGHDKVEVCPFVAKYTFALAVKLLLGVRDGTELEKLAQPFVNAAGGIIAVPINIPGTRFNRGVKASNRIREVINDIIAQRRKDLADGTASPSENLLSHMIVEVDKRNQESDSAPTTDGDMSSDLLGLLIGGYDTINTTVVFIMMTLVDHPDVYQGVLKEQMEIAKEKSPSELLNWDDLRKMKYSWNVACEVLRMRPPTVGAFRVAKTDFTYAGFTIPKGWKLHYIPHYTQKNAEYFPHPEKFDPSRFEGAGPAPYTFVPFGGGARMCPGNEYARAEILVFMYNIITRYNWERLIPDEKVVIDPLPRPVHGLPIKLIPHKTQA, encoded by the exons ATGGACACTTTACTACTAGTTTCATCCATACTCGTGCCCACAATAACCATCTTTTTTCTGCGCCATTTTCTCACTTCAAAATCAACCAATATTCCCGGAAGATATGGATTGCCACTCATCGGTGAAAGTATCGATTACTTTAACAAGCTTCGAAGTGGTACAAATGAGATATTTGTGATGCAGAGAAAAAAATTGTTTGGGAGCGTTTTTAAAACGTCGATTCTTGGTGAAAAAATGGCGTTTTTATGCGGTCCAGAAGGAAACAAGTTCTTGTTTTCTAATGAAAATAAGCTTGTTGAAGTATGGTGGCCGAGTTCGGTTGAAAGTATTATCAAGAAATCGAATAATAAATCAGTCACTGCTGAATCGGCTAAGGTTCGACAGTTGCTGCCTCCGTTTTTGAGAGCTCATGCAGTTAAAAATTATATCTCCGATATGGATTCCGAGTTGAGACAACATTTGGAAGATTACTGGGCCGGACACGATAAG GTTGAGGTATGCCCATTCGTTGCAAAGTACACGTTTGCATTGGCCGTGAAGTTACTATTGGGGGTGCGTGATGGGACGGAATTAGAGAAGCTCGCACAGCCGTTTGTAAATGCTGCAGGCGGGATCATTGCCGTACCAATCAACATTCCGGGAACAAGGTTCAATCGTGGAGTCAAAGCGTCAAACAGAATTCGAGAAGTCATTAACGATATAATTGCACAAAGAAGAAAAGACCTTGCTGATGGAACTGCTAGCCCGTCTGAAAATTTGCTTTCCCATATGATCGTAGAGGTTGATAAACGTAATCAAGAGTCAGATAGCGCACCCACAACTGATGGTGACATGTCTAGTGACTTACTAGGGTTGCTTATTGGTGGTTACGACACTATCAACACCACAGTCGTGTTCATTATGATGACTTTAGTCGACCATCCCGATGTGTATCAAGGTGTCCTAAAAG AGCAAATGGAGATAGCAAAGGAGAAATCGCCCAGTGAATTACTTAACTGGGATGACTTGCGTAAAATGAAGTACTCGTGGAATGTTGCTTGTGAAGTTCTGAGGATGCGTCCACCAACGGTTGGTGCTTTTCGCGTAGCGAAAACAGACTTCACTTATGCCGGTTTCACAATTCCGAAAGGATGGAAG CTGCATTACATCCCACATTACACTCAAAAGAACGCAGAATACTTCCCACATCCTGAGAAGTTCGACCCCTCGAGATTTGAAGGAGCTGGGCCCGCACCTTACACGTTCGTGCCATTTGGAGGCGGAGCACGTATGTGCCCAGGGAACGAGTACGCTAGAGCAGAGATATTGGTGTTTATGTACAACATAATAACAAGATACAATTGGGAAAGACTAATTCCGGATGAGAAAGTAGTGATTGACCCTCTTCCAAGGCCAGTTCATGGACTTCCAATAAAGCTCATTCCACACAAAACCCAAGCTTAA